From the genome of Primulina huaijiensis isolate GDHJ02 chromosome 11, ASM1229523v2, whole genome shotgun sequence:
TGCTCGAGAGTAAAGGATTTTGTTGATACTCGACAAGCCTCTTACATTAATCAAATTTATTGAAGATGATGGAATATTTTCAGGACTGTGAACTGTAAAAAAACTTCCCAGTCTTAGCAAGTGGTTCATTTTCTTGTACTAGTCCATTTTGTTCAAGGATTAACAATTTTTGGTACACGATGTGTTAAATGTTAAAAATACTAGTACTCCGATGTATACAACGATgtgtttataataaaaaatacttATATTCTGGTGCACGCATTGCGTGCTTGTACAGTTTGTTACTCTGAAcgaaaaaaattgaatgataaaatttaaaacaaatgcCAAAGATAtagtgtttttttaaataaatagtcaTTAAAATGGAATAGATACAtctattttatgaattttattattttacagAGATTAGTGACATTTTAGTaaataaaaaacacaaaatgacaatGTGAgtgttattttgaaaaataaaaaaatatccaatGGCTAAAAAAAGAGGAGACTATATAAAATGATTAATTTACTTAAtaatgttaatttatttaaaaactaagTTAAGATATAATAGTAATTTCAtccaaaaatttataattaattgaaaaacagTTAATATTCGTATATAGCAAATTTTTATGTAAGGATTGGGTGTTATATGGGGCATTTGTCCTTGCTATGTGATATAATTGATTTTATCTTTTCATatattataagataataattttaaatatatattattagtggaaaataattattattttttgaacgAGGTTAATGAACAAGTTATCATGTAGGCTTAATTAAGCCCActaaatctaaacaaaactttgtgtaagacggtcttacggatcgTAGTTTGTGAggcatatatcttatttgggtcattcatgaaaaaatattactttttatgttaaaagtattactttttattttgaatatcgatagagttacaaataaatattcgtaAGACCGTTTCACAGGAGACTCGCTAAATTTATGGATATTGTATAAAAGCGATGTCGTATTAGAGAAAACAAACGCACATCAACGGAAAACCCCCCATTGTAGAGATAAGAGAGATTTGAGGAAAAATGAGTGTGGCTACGGCGTCGTATCTTGCCCGGCGAGCAGCGCAGAAGGAGAGAGTAAGGATCCTCTACCGGCGAGCACTCAAGGATACTCTCAATTGGGCTGTCCATCGCCACCTCTTTTACCCCGATGTAACGGTTTTCATTTGATTCGTAGATTTTATTGGTTGGATGCTCTTTGAATATGTTGGAAAAAACTCAGATTCCGTTAAGATTGAGACGGTTTCCTCTGTTTTTGTTGTCTTTCCAGGCTGATGCCCTGAGAGAGAAGTTTGAAGCTAACAGACAAGTGGTTTGTTTCTCTTCTCTGATAGAATTTATGTTTTTGGTGCCGATTTCATTGTTTTAATGATTGGTATACATTTCACAATAGAATCAGTCAGCAAACAGGTTAGGCGTTTGGTTGACCAAGAATAGTTGGTCCGCTAGCTTTGGTTGGTAGGTGAATGTAAAGAATTTGTAGTATTAGCGATTTATGTGTCATACTTTGATTTGAACATTTTGTTTAATGATTAAAAAGtgcatttttttaatcatttaattttattttttttgggattCGCTGCATTGATGATGCTGTCAAGTAATCTTGCTGATAAAGATTCTTTTGGGTGAGAATGCTGAAAAATTGATGATTCTAATTGCATTGTCTTAACTTCTCTTTCCTTGTTTTTGTGCTGCCCGGGGATCGTCAGGAAGATATTGAACTCATTGATAGAATGATTACTGCTGGTGAAGCAGCACACAATAAATGGCGGCACCCTGACCCGTACATTGGTAAGTTCTAGGTTAGCATCTTGATTGGATGTATAATGAATAGGTTATATTTATTATACAGAGAGAAAAACTAGTCAGACTGATGAGGAGAACGAGAGATCTTTAAGGAAACTATACTAACTTGCTAGTTTAGTACACATGAATGTGTCTCTTCAAATGATTGAGAATAAGAGTTTTGGTGTTTGTATATACTGTGTTCAGATTTTGAAGACATAAATAGTTTAAGTAACTGAGCACTTACTTAAACAATCATGTTTAATCTTGCTTTAAGTACATTAATTAGTGCAATAGGCAGATATGTGGATTCACATAAATAGATGTAGATTTACCTTTTAATATTTTGCAAGTTTAATGTGTTGAAGCATGTTTCTATCTCTTGAACTTTTCTTCCTCTTCTGTTTCTTCTCGTCTGAAACTTGATATTGAGTAGTTTTGGTTTCAATATGAGAAGTACTTACTACTTGAATTGTACCATCTGATTAGGATTGTTTTGTATATTTTTGGCTTACTACATTTTTATGTCAACAGTTCCATGGGCTCCTGGTGGCTCCAAATTTTGCCGGAACCCAACACCACCTTCTGGGGTACTTGACCAAAACTTAATGCTTACATTGTTGAATTAACTGTTTAAGTATTCAGTTTTCTATAGAACCaactattttcttttttttgcgTTATTGGATCCTCAGAATCTCACCAACTGCCTCTCTTTACAAATGTTGAAGTGTACCTTTTACCTTTATAGGACTGTTTGCATTCTATCTTTTTGTTACTCTTTGACACTGGAGTAAAATGGTTTCTGAAAATTGAGTATGAAGCATTAGTTTTAACAATTAGGTCAAATTTTTGTGTCCATCTTGGTTCTCTTTGTTTGTTGGGAATGCTTCTCTATCTTGTCCTTTGTTTTTCCTTCTGGTAACCACATGCTTCTCTATCTTCTCTGTTTTTTATCTTCTGGCAACCATATATTTGTGTGGTtagataatatgaaaatatgaatTAAGTACAATTCCTTTCTTTCAAGAGTGTTCCTGTCCTCAGCAGTTTGACTGTTAAATCTTACTACCTTTGTTCTTATTACTGTAGCAATAAGGAGGTGATGGTTTGTAAACtttatttgattgaaaatttcAAGTTTGAAGAACTTGATTATGAAGCCTTGTTTCCTGTGAAACCATTACCGAGAAGTGCAAATAGTAGTTTTATTTTGGTGTTTCACTATTGGCTCCAAGGGATAATCCTTTCCATCTGATTGTCAACTTATAACGTTCCATTGCTACAGATTGAGATTATTTATGACTATGGTCGGGAAGATAATGACTGATCTACAACCTCATCCTTGGAAATAAATATAAGGTTAGTGTTGTGCTGTTTCTTATGTGGGAGGGGCTTACAAAAATCATTTTGGGTGGCCAATGATATAATCATAAACTACTCGTCACCTCAATGATAAAGAAAGATTTgtttcatattattaatttttgcaatgaaaatgataataatgTAAAAGATAATTCAGCTTTTTCAAGGGTAATGAACAACATATGCACTAAAACTTTATTTGGAGAAGAATCGATTCCTGACTTTTTCTTTTGACAAAATATCttgtaacaaaaataaattttatggaaAATATAATCTGTTTTGCAGATTGAAGGGTAGCAAGAATTAGCAGGGTACCTCAGCCTTGCTTGCGATTGCATTTAGCTGATTTTACTGTGTTTCCGTTAATTTCACCTCATCTTTCTTTCTGAATAAACAGATTGACAAGGTGCACTTTACAAGGGAGCAGATTGTTATCAATCTAGTTTCTGTTTGTTTCGAGTTAATTATATTTCGGACTTTTGGATCGGAGATGTTGATCTTTAGTTTATTTGATGTATCAAGCATGTTCATTCTCGAAATCAGTTAGTCAATGAAAATGGTCGAGTTCTGAACTTGATGGATATCGATACCATCTCATTGTGTCGTCGTTACATAATCTGGCAGTCGGGGCATGTGCCCTTTTTCCGCGCCTGTACGATGTATTTGAAACATAcggtaaatattttttgtttcgtCTTGTCGTGTTCTTTTGTCAACTGTCTAGCTATATGTTTTACGGAATAAAAAAGATGTGAAAACGGGATGAATTTCAGTAGAAACAAGGCTTGTTTCAAGAATCGCAGTAGCTAAAACTAACGTAGAGTGTAGATGGACTGAACAAATTCCTTCTTCCCAGATATGATAAGACTGAGGCAATATTGGAATTGGGATTACAAACACAATAACAAAGAAATAGTTTATATCGGAATTCTTAAATCGATTTGAAAGGAAGAGGCCGTGGAGTGGAACTGGGGACTTCGATCTTATGCTTTATCCTTTCGATTTTCTTCTCCTTTTTGGGTCTCGAGTTCCCGTAGGATCCTTTAAATCTCTCCCTTTTCTCGGTCTTCTTGTTTCTACGCCGGCAAAGGATCGGCACCCCCGTAGTCGATGTCTCCAGGGACGAAAATGCCGCCTGATGTTCCACGGCCGCCGTCGTCCGCCTGGCCGCCGCAATGCACCATCCAATCACGCTTTTGCGGCGAGGTGGATTGATTTGATCAGTGCTTTTGTTTTTCTTAAACGCTTAAACCCCTATCAAATTCAAAGATTgctaattaattgttttgacaaCTGGGGTTATGTATGATGTAAGTATCATGTAACATATTCGTGTGTATACTCTGATATTTCAACTTGTACCCCTAAAGTTTTGGAAATTACAGTTTGGACactgtttattttataaattctttgCCCTTTAGATTATTTCGTTGGACATGAGGAAATTAAGCAtgactttcttttatttttcattcacaACAAGATATTTCTatataaattaagttttattAGCTTTCAACATTTTTTAGACGAGAGAATTTTGTTGTAATTGTGTCTCGAATTTGAGATCTCGTTTTAATCTTGGAACATTGATGAATGTTATAAGTTTACTTtcattatattatgttatatatgtaCTCTCAATTAAAGGTTTTAATTAGTATgtcattgaaatttttttataattcaaaaaatatattttaatcattcaattcaatattttactgttctttttttgtcatttcgatttcaaaatttaataactttttattttaattatttttataaaaatgcttaattttctttttctttctatcGATCTCAGTTATTGCTTGTGTCACGACCTGTTGGCATATGTAAAATGgattatgaataaaaataaaatgaagatccaaaaaataaaagaaaaaatttgtttgatatGGTCTCATGAGTCGtgttttgtgagacatatcttatttggattatCGATGAaaaagtataatattttttatactcAGAGTAAATAGCGATGGAAAAAGAAATAGTGACGGATGATGTGTGTGTTTGCGCTATATACATCACACATATTTCCTTCGATTAATGGATACAAAGGGATCGATTTTCATACTCGTAGCTCCTCTCATTCTCTTGTGATTATATCAAAGTGTGTGTCAAGCTTTCTCAATGGAGCTTAGCGGGTCCACAGCCATTTCATGGGCAAACTCCATATCTCCTATTCTCAACTTCCCTCGAACATTTTCAGTATGTTAATTAATTTCTAGTATATATGAAAAAGTTTGGTCTTTTGTGTGAATCTTTCAGTTTTGAGTACTTGATTGTGACTTGGTATTCTTATTTATTCCTTTTGGTTTTGTAGATGTGCTGCAGGTTTAAGAAGGTGAGAATTTTAGGTGCCAGCAGTGGGAATGATTATGGGGAGTCTCAGAAGGTAATGTCGTTGGAATTCAACTGCGCATCTTCCTTTTGCACGAACCCAGAAGTTTAGTTGAGCCGATTGTGGATTCTCAAACTTACAcgttacaattttttttttgtgtgaaatGTGTCAGTTTTTCCGATTACCCAATCTTCAGGCCCATTTTACTCGATCTTTAGGCCCATTTTGCACAATACTTAGCGCTAGAATTATGCTTCTCTCCACTTCTCCAAGCTTCCGGACATCTTGCTTTGCACCGCCGGATTTCTGGCCGCCGACGGCCGGACATAATGGTATTATCTCTGCCGAGCTGGAAATTAGATTATAACAGTTAAATGTTTGAAATCAAACGAAGAATTTTTTCTAAATGGTATATTTGCAAATGTGAATAGTTTTTGTGAGTTAACTCTTGCTTCTTATGTGTGTTCTCCAAATTCCTTCCAGCTCATCCTCCTATCAAATCCAAGGCCAAGATTTTGGTGCTTGACTTACCTTGTTACCACAAATGTTTTCATATGTTCTACATTGACGTTTGGCGTTATAGTCTCTTTGCACATTGTTATACATGTGCGAAAGATGTAACTTGCTATTAGCATCTCAAATTGGAGAACTTTTGTTGTCATTCTTAGTTTCATTTTTTGATTTCCTGATCCAGTTCTTTCCCCTAGACCTATCATGCAAAAACTGTTACAATTTTTAAGAAAAGGAGTCTTCTATGAAGTTATCTGTTGAGTAATTGTATCAAAAGTCATGCGTCGACATTTAAGCAATCAAGTGTTGTACCTTCCAGGCCTTAAGTTAGGTGTATAAGGTCCATCCCTTTCCATTATAGGGGCAGATTTTACGTGTTGTTTTTTCCCCTTTGTGACAGGAAAATGAGATGATTGTTTCAATAACCGGAGCCACAGGGTTTATAGGTAAAAGATTGGTGCAAAGATTGCAGTCAGGTATACTCACTCCATATCCATTTTCACGTTGATCTCTGAGCTGGCAAACAACATTAAACTCAGAAAATGCTTATACTATACCCGCGAGAAATTGAAAATTGAACTGATGACTAAATATATGTTTAAGAAACTTATCTATGTGTGTGATACCTTGAAATTTTATCTTACTCTGAATTAATTTGTTATGGTTGATGATTGCATTTCTTTCGCACACATAGCGCATCACACTTGTTGATTTCTGTCTTATCTCTTTATTAGATAATCATCGTGTCCGGGTCTTGACAAGATCTAGGCTTAAGGCGCTGACGATTTTCCCGGGTAAGAAGGTAATTCACAAGTAGTTTAATGAAGTTTTCTTATCTCTCTATATTCAGACGACTCTTTAATGTGACGTGAAGATTGAAAGTTGGTTGGAATGCTCGGACATAATCCAAAAGCTCTCTCGGGGGAAAATGAGAAgagaatataaaaaaatgcTTAAATCTCTCTTCCATTGTTCGTTCGTTCTCTGTATAATGAGCTAAAGAACAAATTTTAATCTCTGGGTCTGCAACCCAGTAAAATGGTGTCTTCTCAAAACAGAGAATCAATATCTCACCCAACTAGAAGAacatctgttcttcaatcttcCTCCTTGTTCACGACACTTCTATGTACTTGTTGCTTCAATCAATAATACTTTCTTCAGTTCTTGATATAAgagttgaaaatatttatttctttccttTCTTACTTCCATTTCCTTTTCTATTCTGAGTTCTTTATCTTCTTGCTGATACAAACTCAAACTTCGCTCTCTTCTGTTAAAAGTTTCTTTATATGCTGCAGTGAAGGATTTTCCAAGAATTGAAATAGCAGAGGAGCCGGAGTGGAAAAACTACATTCAAGGTTCAACAGCAGTCGTAAATTTGGCTGGGACGCCTATAAGCCAGAGATGGTCTCCTGAGGTACATTGCAAAATTTATTaagatttattttatcttttcatGTAATTATATCTTTAAATTTCAGAGAGTTTTATGCTTCTAGATAAGCCCTGTACCCTCATATGTGAAACAATCTTGAAATGCAATTTTTTCAGATCAAGAAAGATATCAAGAACAGCAGGGTTAAAGTAACTTCAAAGGTTTCCCTCATGCACCCCTTTTCAAGTTCCTTCGTGAAGTTCCAATCTATATTGTGTTGAAGATATCAATCTTCTTCTATGTGCTAATATTTGGAATACTTGAACTATACAGGTCGTAGAATTAATAAACAATTCACCTGATGAATTACGTCCCAAGGttttgatcagttcaactgcCGTTGGATTCTATGGTGTGTGAGCCAACGTTAATATTTGCTGCATTCTTAGCGAGCACTTTGTAGGAGTATTTTTTCTTATTGAAGTTACGTGCAATCAAGAAATGATGTTATTGTGGTAAACCAAAGGAATTACGTGCTCCTACTGACTTTGGAGTGGGCTGGAAAATTCAACATAAATCAGGGACGAAACTTGTATTTTAGAGAAATTAcacaaaatttcattttgttttgtttaagAGGAGGCAATCTCCGAACACCCCCTCTTCGCCCTTTTTTTCACCTGTGTCTGTCAGTGATTTCTTCAGGAATATGTATAAAATTCATTAGTTGTGTATTAATAAGCACTTAAGTGTGGTTTTTTCCTGTTGATCAAATCAGGCACTAGTGAAACACGTGTATTTGATGAGCAAAGTCCACCAGGAAACGATTACCTCGCAGAGGTAACGCATATGAACATTTCTTTATTAGGACGACATTTAGGAGTATGATGTTTCAACTACttctaatttgattaaaaaaaattacatgactATTGCATGTCATCTACAAATATCAtctaaattgaaatttttttatggtttCTCAGGTTTGTAGAGAATGGGAATCTGCTGCTCTAAGAGTTCATAAAGATGTTAGACTGGTGCAGACAAGAACCGGCATTGTACTGGGGAAAGAGGGTGGTGCTTTGGGTACGATCTATCATCCTTGAGACTTTCTGTTTAAAGAAAAACTTTCAAAGAGACAGGGTTGAAGCAGATCTCAACCCTTTTTATTCTCAAATTCTTGTTATATTCGAAGTAGTTAATAATACCATTTTCACTCCTTTCGACTCTCTGCAGCTAAAATGATACCTCTTTTTATGATGTTTGCTGGTGGACCTCTGGGCTCTGGAAATCAATGGTAATGTTGAACTGTCATCTAGAAGATAATTATGCAGAAAAGTTTTGGAACGGATAATTTCTCCATACCTGTTTCAATCAGAATCAGAAAAAACTTATATTAGTTTATTCAAACAGGTTTTCCTGGATTCATGTGGATGATATGGTAAATTTGATATATGAAGCACTATCCAGCCCTTCGTACAGAggtgaaattttattaaaattgcaAATCCAATGTTAATCAATCCTGTAGGTTTCTATTTATGCCATTGTGCTTGTTCTTGGATAAAACGTTTTACATTCTCGAATGCCAGGTGTTATAAACTGCACGGCGCCAAATCCAGTTCGCCTTTCAGAGATGTGCAGTGAGCTGGGATCTGTCCTGGGACGACCCTCGTGGCTTCCTGTACCCGACATTGCAATTAAAGCTGTTCTTGGAGAAGGTGCTTGTGTGGTGAGTAAGATCATCTAGCCCTTGTGATTCTTACATCAATCTTTATGGACTGGTTCTGAGAATGAGTGATCTAATCATTCAATCTCTCTAAACAAATACCGTACTTCAACTGTATGAAAATAATTTGACatgttcatataaaaaaaaatatgttacatTCCAAGTGGCTAATTTCAGGTTCTTGAAGGACAAAAGGTGGTTCCGAAGAAGGCCAATGAATTGGGTTTTCCTTTCAAATACCCTTATGTTAGAGATGCTCTAAGAGCCATCATGTCTTGAGAAAAATATGAAGAATGTGGAAATGATCACACTGATGATTCTTTTATCTTTTATCTTGGAGCTCCCATCTTTTTGGTACACAAAATTCTTGAtcgtttttgttttcttcatttcttgTGTGTGTGCCTGATATCTTTAATCCAACTCATGTCCTTGAACTACTGATGATGTATAATGAACAGTTCGCAAAATTTGAAGTATTTGATTTGGTTAGAGCATACTTTAAGCCctgatttttcatttctttCTCCATTAAAAAGGTAATATTTTGCATTTATTAAATCACTAATTTGATTAGCTTGGTCGTTTGATATTTTGCGAACGGCAAGATTTCAGGACCTAACCAGCCAAGAACCAAGGGTAAGGGAATGACATGTTTACTATAAATTTGGTATATGAATTTACATGCCAACAGGTAAGATATATTGACGTATTTCATATGAAATATATAACATATAATAACTTGTAATGCCTGTATTTGCAAAAGAATGAGCTTTTATATCATGGATAAGATAAGCGTAGCCGTGTCAACCATCAATTTGTGACTGCTAATGTTGAGTGGAAAAAATATAGAAGGTGCAAATCTGATCAAAGACAAAGGCCAATTTGGTATTGACATGGACTATACTTGCTGAAAAACATGTCAAGTTTTGACTATGATGGCTGCAAATGACTTACTTGTTGGAGGATGATTTGAAATGTAAGGATTTAATTTTGAATATGaagtagaaaaatataattggacaatttagaaaattttaaatctttcattttaattttgagcaaaaagggtaaaatagtttgagacatgaatttgaaatcaaaactTTCAATCTAAATACAACTTAAAGTATTATCTTACTCTCTCAGCTGTGTGTATACAATTAAGCATGTTTTCCATGTATTAATTGGATGGATTACATATATCGTGATATGAATATTATGgaagatttaattttgttgacagaattatttattatatgaggAGCAAAGTTAAAAGATTAGATATGAATTTAAGCAATTTATTGAGATATGAAtttatgcaataaaaaaatatctttttgaATAGAGAATTAAgattttcaggaaaaaaaataactaaatcgTACGTGAATTAATCAACCAAAAATAACCAATCATAAAATCTATTTAAATGCAAAAATACAATAAAAGGTCGCTGGAAAACTTGTCAGATTAATGGATACTAatgttgtaaaaaaaattatattactcGATTAGAGAAGATTCGAGTAAGTATGTGGAAATCCGGCGACAGCAGACCGGCTAATACTCGAACGAGTCCAAAGAATTAACTTTGTAGTTTGTTTTCTGTATCACTTTAAGTAAAGTGAGTGATATTTAATCTGGTTGACGAAAACACTCTGATGTCCAAATCATAATTGCTAGATGAAAGTCCCAAAGAACTaaagaattatatatatgatgCTTTATGACTCAATTTAATACGTGCTCTCAGATTTATTAAACGAGGGGAGGGTATTTCGAACTCAGACAGATATGTTTATGAATCAACCCAATATGAAAACGGAGGAGGAGGTTTATGTGGGTAAAACTTGAAATTGGGCAAAGATATGTGTAATGGACCCTACAGCCTTAAAGTATGTCATTAACTTTGATTTGAATCTTATTGTATCAGTAAACTGGATGGGATCCAATCCATTAAAGTGAGAGCCATCCTACCGATCAACCATGATTTCAAGGCACAATTCATCTTttaatgatataataatatatgcAATAAAGAAAACAATAGAATTTCGAATAAAAGCAGAAAAGAAACAAGAAtctgattaaaaaaaaagagtcatGAAACATAGAAATTAGAGAACATTAAATGAAGCAAGACTGGACTTCGAGCACTGAATTTCATGCGAAATAGATGGACaccacaaaaacaagaaacgaCTAATAATACCCAACAAAGTTAACAGAACCGAACGGAACCAAAACGATCTAGAAAAGACACCATGATCATGCAGACTTAGAACCATTGGAGAACATAATCAACTCAAGCAACACAATAAGACCACTGTTCCTCCTCAGAAACAACCGAGTCAGCGGCGGCGGCGGCAGCAGTAAAATTCTCATCCATTAGGTAATAGTAGCTGTTATTACCTGAGTTCGCTGCAGTAAGGCTGCAAGAAGATGCTGCCGAAAGGTAAGGCATGTTATCGAAAGAGCAAGCAAGACCATTGGCGATTGACATGCTATTGCTGTAGTCGAATTCCTCGGCGCGGTGCCTGAGGGTCTCGAACATGATCTTGGGCTCATGCTGCATCACATGAAGAATGTCTCCGCATGATGGACCAGGCACGGCACGCGTCACCGCAAAGCTATGAGGGCCATCACTCTGCGAGACACGCACCATGCTCGGGCCACCAAATAGGTTGTGAACTCCACCAAGTGCTTCCTCGTACGCTCCACCCAAGAACATCCCCAAGTAGTAAGCCCTGCCGTTGCCATTTAAACTGTCATTCCCATCCAATTCATGGAGAAGCAAACTAGACTCACCTCCTATGAATTGATCGATCTTTCCATCGCTGTCGCAGGTTAAGTCAGAGAGAATCCCCCTTACCCCAGGCCTCTCATTGAGCCTATGGATGGGAATGATAGGAAACAACTGGCCAATGCCCCAAAAATCCGGGATCGAGGTGAAAATTGAGAGGTTCACATTGTAAACTTGGACAGGATCAGAAACCCCAATAGATTTCGACACCAATTCGCAAAGACCATCAACTGCAGCAAGCTGTTCCATCTCCAAAGACCCTTCTTTGAACTGCTCAACACACCTCTGTTTCAGCTGCTCCGCATAAAGCAAACAGGTATCATATTCGCCACGAACCACGGTAGTGGATAGATTTTTGTAAACAGTAAAAGCCTCATCAGACAAGTTCTGCACGAGGTGCTGAAGGCCTAGAGAAGATATTCCAGGAGAATCATGGGAACTCGATGAAACTGCTTCAAAAACTAAAATGGAGTGGTGCGAAACAATTGCACGGCCGCTTTCACTGCAAATTACAGGATGTTTAACACCCTTCTGATTGCAAACGGATCGAACAGCTTGAACAACAGCGGAGGCATATTCTTGGAGGCTGTAGCTAACAGAAATATCAGAATCTTGAGACTTGGAGCCATCATAATCTATTCCTAAGCCTCCGCCTATATCAATGACTTTCATACAAGCACCGAGGCGAACTAACTCACAGTAAATCTGAGCAGCCTCGCGAACTCCATCAGCAAGTAAAGAAGTAGAAGGGATCTGCGATCCGATATGGAAATGTAGCAGCTGCATACAATCCAGCATCTCATGCTGCTGCAGTTTCTTGACAACGCGAAGGATTTGGGTGGTCGTCAGACCGAATTTTCCTTTCTCACCTGAGGTTGAACCGAAATGACCCGAATGCTTCGTACGAAGCTTAGCACGGAATCCAACAACAGGGCGAACACCAAGTTTCCTGCTGGCATCAATCACTACATCAAGCTCTTCCTCTTGTTCAAGAACAATGACGGTGTTCAAATGTAGCTTTCTCGCAACAAGGGCAAGAGATATGTATTCCATATCCTTGAATCCATTGCATACCAAAAGGGCCTCAGGGCTTCCGTTACAGAGACAACTCATTGCCAAGAGAAGCTCCGGTTTGGACCCAGCTTCCAGCCCGAAACGGAAACCAGAGCCGAATTTGACAATATCTTCAACCACTAACTTATCCTGATTGCATTTGACAGGATACACGCCCTGGTAGTGAGCCTCGTACCCTTGCGATTGAATAGCAACGTCGAAAGAAGCCTGCAGGGACTCAAGGCAATTTTTCAGCACATCGGGGAAGCGAACAACAAGAGGTAGCTGAAGCCCGAGCCCGCCTGAATTTTTCGGGTCAGAAGCCTTCTTCACGACCTTGAGAAGATCGATTTCCTGGTGGGCCAGGGTGTTGACGCCGTGCGGCCGAACGGAAACATTACCGTTAG
Proteins encoded in this window:
- the LOC140987639 gene encoding NADH dehydrogenase [ubiquinone] 1 beta subcomplex subunit 9-like produces the protein MSVATASYLARRAAQKERVRILYRRALKDTLNWAVHRHLFYPDADALREKFEANRQVEDIELIDRMITAGEAAHNKWRHPDPYIVPWAPGGSKFCRNPTPPSGIEIIYDYGREDND
- the LOC140987767 gene encoding small ribosomal subunit protein bTHXm-like, translated to MRGATTFKKNKSTDQINPPRRKSVIGWCIAAARRTTAAVEHQAAFSSLETSTTGVPILCRRRNKKTEKRERFKGSYGNSRPKKEKKIERIKHKIEVPSSTPRPLPFKSI
- the LOC140987638 gene encoding epimerase family protein SDR39U1 homolog, chloroplastic-like yields the protein MELSGSTAISWANSISPILNFPRTFSMCCRFKKVRILGASSGNDYGESQKENEMIVSITGATGFIGKRLVQRLQSDNHRVRVLTRSRLKALTIFPVKDFPRIEIAEEPEWKNYIQGSTAVVNLAGTPISQRWSPEIKKDIKNSRVKVTSKVVELINNSPDELRPKVLISSTAVGFYGTSETRVFDEQSPPGNDYLAEVCREWESAALRVHKDVRLVQTRTGIVLGKEGGALAKMIPLFMMFAGGPLGSGNQWFSWIHVDDMVNLIYEALSSPSYRGVINCTAPNPVRLSEMCSELGSVLGRPSWLPVPDIAIKAVLGEGACVVLEGQKVVPKKANELGFPFKYPYVRDALRAIMS
- the LOC140987408 gene encoding arginine decarboxylase-like; the protein is MPTLTCFADAADAPPPPYSVTTVPAPPPSNTSADASADSAAAWSSAHSALLYRVDGWGAPYFTVNANGNVSVRPHGVNTLAHQEIDLLKVVKKASDPKNSGGLGLQLPLVVRFPDVLKNCLESLQASFDVAIQSQGYEAHYQGVYPVKCNQDKLVVEDIVKFGSGFRFGLEAGSKPELLLAMSCLCNGSPEALLVCNGFKDMEYISLALVARKLHLNTVIVLEQEEELDVVIDASRKLGVRPVVGFRAKLRTKHSGHFGSTSGEKGKFGLTTTQILRVVKKLQQHEMLDCMQLLHFHIGSQIPSTSLLADGVREAAQIYCELVRLGACMKVIDIGGGLGIDYDGSKSQDSDISVSYSLQEYASAVVQAVRSVCNQKGVKHPVICSESGRAIVSHHSILVFEAVSSSSHDSPGISSLGLQHLVQNLSDEAFTVYKNLSTTVVRGEYDTCLLYAEQLKQRCVEQFKEGSLEMEQLAAVDGLCELVSKSIGVSDPVQVYNVNLSIFTSIPDFWGIGQLFPIIPIHRLNERPGVRGILSDLTCDSDGKIDQFIGGESSLLLHELDGNDSLNGNGRAYYLGMFLGGAYEEALGGVHNLFGGPSMVRVSQSDGPHSFAVTRAVPGPSCGDILHVMQHEPKIMFETLRHRAEEFDYSNSMSIANGLACSFDNMPYLSAASSCSLTAANSGNNSYYYLMDENFTAAAAAADSVVSEEEQWSYCVA